DNA from Halogeometricum sp. S1BR25-6:
CGAGACGTTCGAGGCCATCGCCGACGAGGCGACGGACCTCGTCATGAAGTACGGCGGGTCGGTGTCGGGCGAACACGGCGACGGCCGCGCCCGGACGCAGTGGAACCGAAAACTGTACGGCGACGACCTCTGGCGCACCTTTCGAAATCTGAAGACCGCGTTCGACCCCGGCTGGCTCCTGAATCCGGGCAACGTCTGCGGCTACCAAGAGGACGAGGAGCGACCCGAGGGGACGGCCGGGAGGAGCGCCCACGACATGACCGAACACCTCCGGTTCGACCCCGACTACGAGTTCGAGGCCGAATTCGACCCCGCGATGGAGTGGCCCAACGAGAACGGCTTCGAGGGGATGGCCGAACTCTGTCACGGCTGTGCGGGGTGTCGCGGCCCGCAGGAGACGACGGGCGGGGTGATGTGTCCCACCTACCGCGCCACCGAGGAGGAGATACAGTCCACCCGCGGGCGGGCGAACATGCTCCGACAGGCGATGAGCGGGGACCTCTCGGACGAAGAGCAGTTCACCGACGAGTTCGTCGAGGAGGTGCTCGACGTCTGCGTCGGCTGTAAGGGCTGCATCAAGGACTGCCCCAGCGGCGTCGACATGGCGAAGATGAAGGCGGAACTGACCCACGAGTACCACCGGCGCAACGGGTCCAGCCTCCGCGACAAGATGTTCGCGAACATCGGGACGCTGTCGGCCGTCGGCAGCGCCCTCGCTCCCCTCTCGAACCTCGCCTCGAAGGTGCCCGGCGCCCGCTTCGTGATGGAGAAGACGGTGGGCATCGCCAGCGAACGCGACCTCCCCGAGTTCCACCGCGAGTCGTTCGTCGACTGGTTTCGCTCCCGTGGTGGTGCCCGAGTGTCGGAGGGGCAGGCCGCCTCGAAGGTGCTCCTGTTCCCCGACACGTACACGAACTACAACCACCCGGACGCCGGCAAGGCGGCCGTCCGCGCCCTCGAAGCCGCTGGCGTCCACATCCGGATTCCGGACGGCGTCACCGGGTCCGGCCGGCCGCCGCACTCGAAGGGGTTCGTCGAACGCGCGCGCGACTGCGCGGCGCAGAACGTCGAGGCCCTCGCGCCGCACGTCCGCGAGGACTGGAGCGTCGTCGTCGTCGAACCGTCCGACGCCGTGATGTTCCAGCACGACTACCTCGACCTGCTCTCCGGCGAGAACGTCGAGGCCGTCGCGGCGAACACCTACGGCGTGATGGAGTACTTCGACGCCTTCCGCCTCCTGGAGAACGCGGGTCTGGAGGCGGACGCCCCGCCGCGGTCGCTGACGTACCACGGCCACTGCCACCAGAAGTCGACGAAGAAGGACCACCACGCCGTCGGTGTTCTGCGCCGCGCGGGCTACGAGGTGGACCCCCTCGACTCGACGTGTTGCGGGATGGCCGGGTCGTTCGGCTACGAACGCGAGCACTACTCGCTGTCGAAGGCCATGGGACGCATCCTCTACGACCAGGTGGACGACTCCGAGGGAGAGGTGGTCGTCGCCCCCGGCGCGTCCTGCCGGTCGCAACTCGGCGAACGCGACGGAGGGGACGAACCGCCGCACCCGGTGGAGATGCTGGCCGAAGCGCTCGACTGAGCGGACGGCGAACCGCGGGCGCACGGACCAACAGCGGAGAGAACGTCAGGCGTCCGCCGACAGCGACGCCAGCACGTCCGAGAGGGCGTTCAGCGCCGCCTCGACGTGGTCGGGTTCGCGTCCGAGGGCGATGCGAAAGCCGTCGGCGTCGTCGAAGAACCGGCCGGGGACGACGAGGATTCCCTCGTCCCACGCCGCCTCCGCCACCTCGTCGCCGTCGGCGTCCTCGTGGGCGAGGAACGCGTAGGTACTGCCGTCGTACACCTCCCCGGAGAGTTTCTCGTGGGTGGCCGCGAATTCCGCGAGGAGTTCGTGGTTCGCGCGGAGGTGCTCGCGGGCCGTCGCCGACAGTTCCTCGCGGTTGTGGAGGGCGCGGCGGGCCAACGCGCGACTCGGTTCGGCGACGGTGGGGAGGTGAAACGCCGCGTCGCGGGCGGCGTCGAGCAGCTCTTCGGAGCCGATGAGCCAGCCGATTCGGAGGCCGCCGAGGCCGTAGAACTTCGTCAGCGACCCGGTGACGACGGCGCCGTCGAGGCCGGCGGCGGTGACGCCGCCGAAGGCGCGGTCGGTCGGGTTCTCGGTGACGAACGGGCCGTACACCTCGTCGACGAGGAGGAACCCGCCGGCCTCGCGGGCGGCGTCGGCCGCCTTCGAGAGCCGTTCGCGGGACGTCAGCCGACCCGTCGGGTTGTGGCGGTTCGAGGTGACCGCGAGGGCGAAACTGCTCCGCACCGCGGCCGCGATTCGGTCCGCGGAGAGTTCGTCACCCTCCTCCGGTCGGATGAAGCGGTCGACGCGCGCCCCGAGGGCGGCGGGCGTGGAGACGAGCGGTTGATAGCCCGGTTTCTCGACGAGCACCTGCGGCGGCGTTCCCTCCTTGCCGCCCCCGTCGCCGTCACTCTCGGCGACCGAGAGGGCGGCCGACTCGGCGACGAGGTTCGCGTGGGTCGCGCCGGCGGTAACGAGCACGTTTTCCTCGGCGACGTCGTACTCGTCGGCGAGTTGCGAGCGGAGCGTCACCTCCTCGTCGGGGTCGGGGAGGTCGGCCAGACTGTCGGGAATCACCCCGGACTGGTGCGCCGACGTTCGCAGGTCGCTCGACCCGAGGTCGTACGTCGCCTCCTCCGGCCGACCGGATATCCACTCGAGATACGGTAGCGGTGGGAACATAGAGCGTTAACCCACAGTAGACGGTCGACCCCAAAATGATGTGCGTTCGGGCGAGCGCGGACCGGAAGCGGAACACGTATCGGAGCGCCGACCGGTCCCCGGAAACCGGCTTCCCCCACGAAGTCCGAGGCGCCGTGAGTCGGAATGGAAGTATATAAAGAGAAGTAAATTATTTATACTGATACCGGTGCGTGACGAGATACCCGACGAATGAATATAAGTCGGTGAGAACACTACGTAATCTCGCCGGGGTGCCTCTGACAACCGGCAGCTACGTCGCGTCGGCCTTGCCCGGACCGACGCGTCGACTGGGAGTCTCTCCCAGTCATTTCCCTTCGAAGTATCTCAGGACCGCCGAGCGAAGTTTCTCGTACTCGGTTCGACGCGCGAGGTGCGCCTCGCAGTCGCAGTCCGACGCCCCGAACCCCGCGAGCGGCGAGTCTCCGGCGTTCAGCGCGGCCGCGGCGTCGCACTCGACGTCGGCGTGGGGTGCGGCGACGACGGCGCGGAGCGAGGTGTTCGGGTGGCCGCCGAGATAGTCGACGTGCCAGTGGCGGACGCCGTGTTCGCCGGCGGCGACTCGGCGGTGTCTGGCGACCCGGCCGAGCCCGTTCGACCCGAACGCGCTTCCGAGGTAGGCGTACGCGCCCGCCGGGAACGTCGCCGCGCCGAGCGCACCGACGGCTATCTCGCTCGTCTCGGAGAGCTCGAAGAGCAGCGCGTACGTCCCGGGCGGCGCGTCGCCCGCGCCGACGCCGAGCGAGTCCGTCCCCGCCGCTATTGCGTTGGGGTCGAGCAGCGAGACCACGCTCACAGCGCCGCGGGTCGTTCCGCGGCGGAGTCGACGAGGGCATCGAAGCGGGCGGCCGCGTCGTCGGTCAGGTCGTACGCCTCGTGGTAGTCGTCCGGGTCGCGGCCGCGTCCGCTGGCCGCGCCGACGACCCTCGCGATACGGTCGTAGTTGTCGCGGACGAGCGAACTCACGAGTCCCGGCGTCCCCGCGCGCTCCGCGAGTTCTTCGGCCGCGGACCGCCCGGCGTAGACGCGTCCCTCCCGCCGGTCGACGAGAACCATGGCGAACGGTGCCTCGCCGAACTGCCGTTCGAGGAACGCCTGCGCGGCGTCGTCGTACCACGAGATGGCGCCCACGTCATCCAGTTCCCGGAGGGCGCGCGCCGCGACGGAGCAGTACGGACACTCGCCGTCGTACACGAGGACCGACTCGTACTCGGACATGGTCGGATATCGGGGTCGCGGGCGCAAAACGGTGCCGGGGTCGGGCGCGGCCGAGGCGAAACGGGGGCGCCGTCCCCCCGGCCCGAAACCGTCAGGTCGGTCGCGTCCCGAGGGGCGGCGTGAACGAACTCGTCGCGTGGCTTCGGGACCGGCCGTACTACGACGGGCAGATACGCGACCACCGGCGCGTCCCGGCGCACGACCCCGAGTTCGCGGAGACGACGCTGGAACCCCGCCTCGAATCGGCGCTCGCGGACCGCGGCATCGACCGCCTCTATCGGCATCAGGTCGAGGCCATCGAGGCCGTGCGCGACGGCGATAGCGTCGTGTTGGCCACGCAAACGGCCAGCGGAAAGAGCCTCGCGTACACGGTGCCGGCGTTCGAGCGAGCGATGGACCACGGGGGGCGGACGCTGTATCTCGGTCCGCAGAACGCCCTCGTCGCCGACCAGGACGAGACGCTGTCGGACCTCGCGCACGGCCTCGGCTTCGGCAGTCGCGTCTCCGTCAAGCAGTACACCGGGCGCCTCTCGAAGACCGAAAAGCGGGACGTGCGGGACCGGGGGCCGACCGTCCTCCTGTCGAACCCCGATATGCTCCACTACGCCCTCCTGCCGCACGCCCACCGTCTGTGGGAGTGGTTCTTCTCCTCGCTGGAGACGGTCGTGATAGACGAGGTGCACGGCTACCGCGGCGTGTTCGGCAGCCACGTCGCCCTGACGCTGCGCCGTCTCAACCGCGTCTGCGAGCGGTTCGGCAGCGACCCGCAGTACGTCTGCTGTTCGGCGACCATCGGCAACCCGGTGGAACACGCCGCGCGAATCACCGGGAGAGGGGAGGACACCTTCCGTCTCGTCGACGAGGACACGAGCGGAACCGGCGCGACGCACTGGGTGCTCTGGAACCCGCCGGAGTACGAGGGCGACCGCGGTGGGAGCGGCCGGCGGCGTTCCAGCCACGTCGAGACGCAGCGCCTGTTCGTGGACCTCCTGTCGAGGGGCCACCAGACGCTCGCGTTCACCAGAGCGAGACAGGCCGCGGAGCGCTACGCCTCCGAGAGCGCGAGCGAACTCCGCGAACGCGGCGAGAGCGAGGCGGCCGCGGGCGTCGCGGCGTACCAGGGCGCGTTGAAACACGAGCGACGGCGGGAGATAGAGGCCGGCCTGCACGACGGGAGCGTGACGGGCGTCTGGTCGACGAACGCGCTCGAACTCGGCGTCGACGTGGGCGGCCTCGACGCCGTCCTCATCGACGGCTACCCCGGCACGCGGATGTCGGCGTTCCAGCAGGCCGGGCGGGCGGGGCGCGGCGACGACGACGCACTCGTGGTGCTGGTCGGCGGCGAGGACCAACTCGACCAGTACCTCCTGCGCCACCCCGACGAATTTTGGGACGGGGAGCCGGAGCGGGCCGTCTGCAACCCCGAGAACGAGGAGTTGCTCCCCGCACACGTCGCCAGCGCCGCCGCCGAGAACTGGCTGAAACCCGACGACGACCGGCACTTCGGCCCGACGACGCCCGACGTGGTGTCGGCGCTAGAGACCGAGGGGTCGCTGGAACGCCGCGACACCGCGGAGGGCGCCCGCTGGACCCACTCGGGGGGCGGCAGCCCCCAACACGAGATGAGCCTGCGGACCATCGAGAGCCGCGAGGTGGACCTCCTCGACGGACGCTCGAACGACGTCGTCGCGTCGTTGTCGTTCGGGGACGCCCTCCGGGACGCCCATCCGGGCGCCATCTACCACCACCAGGGGCAGACCTACGAGGTGACGGACCTCGATTTGGGCCGCGACGTGGCGACGCTGCAACCGACGTGGGCGGACTACTACACGCGCGTCCTGCACGACAAGGAGATAACCGTCGAGGCGGACCTGAAGGCGAAACCGCTCGACGCCCGCCCGGACACCGAGGTGCGCTTCGCCGAGGTGACGATGCGGAAACGGATTACGGGGTTCGAGCGCCGCGACCCGAAACGGGGCGAAGCCATCGGCCGCGAGACGCTCGACCTCCCGGAGACGACGCTTCGCACGAAGGCGCTCTACTACACCGTCCCCGAGGACGTCGAACGCGAGATGCG
Protein-coding regions in this window:
- a CDS encoding DCC1-like thiol-disulfide oxidoreductase family protein, which codes for MSEYESVLVYDGECPYCSVAARALRELDDVGAISWYDDAAQAFLERQFGEAPFAMVLVDRREGRVYAGRSAAEELAERAGTPGLVSSLVRDNYDRIARVVGAASGRGRDPDDYHEAYDLTDDAAARFDALVDSAAERPAAL
- a CDS encoding DEAD/DEAH box helicase is translated as MNELVAWLRDRPYYDGQIRDHRRVPAHDPEFAETTLEPRLESALADRGIDRLYRHQVEAIEAVRDGDSVVLATQTASGKSLAYTVPAFERAMDHGGRTLYLGPQNALVADQDETLSDLAHGLGFGSRVSVKQYTGRLSKTEKRDVRDRGPTVLLSNPDMLHYALLPHAHRLWEWFFSSLETVVIDEVHGYRGVFGSHVALTLRRLNRVCERFGSDPQYVCCSATIGNPVEHAARITGRGEDTFRLVDEDTSGTGATHWVLWNPPEYEGDRGGSGRRRSSHVETQRLFVDLLSRGHQTLAFTRARQAAERYASESASELRERGESEAAAGVAAYQGALKHERRREIEAGLHDGSVTGVWSTNALELGVDVGGLDAVLIDGYPGTRMSAFQQAGRAGRGDDDALVVLVGGEDQLDQYLLRHPDEFWDGEPERAVCNPENEELLPAHVASAAAENWLKPDDDRHFGPTTPDVVSALETEGSLERRDTAEGARWTHSGGGSPQHEMSLRTIESREVDLLDGRSNDVVASLSFGDALRDAHPGAIYHHQGQTYEVTDLDLGRDVATLQPTWADYYTRVLHDKEITVEADLKAKPLDARPDTEVRFAEVTMRKRITGFERRDPKRGEAIGRETLDLPETTLRTKALYYTVPEDVEREMRAIGEQTREDGAGQYDLSGGEYGFGGGIHAAEHGMISLFPLSFLCDRGDIGGLSTPHHPHTDRSTIFVYDGHPGGVGLTESGYGEVETLLRRTHELVRDCDCEDGCPACVQSPQCGNANDPLSKAEAVHLLAALSGREA
- a CDS encoding pyridoxal phosphate-dependent aminotransferase; translation: MFPPLPYLEWISGRPEEATYDLGSSDLRTSAHQSGVIPDSLADLPDPDEEVTLRSQLADEYDVAEENVLVTAGATHANLVAESAALSVAESDGDGGGKEGTPPQVLVEKPGYQPLVSTPAALGARVDRFIRPEEGDELSADRIAAAVRSSFALAVTSNRHNPTGRLTSRERLSKAADAAREAGGFLLVDEVYGPFVTENPTDRAFGGVTAAGLDGAVVTGSLTKFYGLGGLRIGWLIGSEELLDAARDAAFHLPTVAEPSRALARRALHNREELSATAREHLRANHELLAEFAATHEKLSGEVYDGSTYAFLAHEDADGDEVAEAAWDEGILVVPGRFFDDADGFRIALGREPDHVEAALNALSDVLASLSADA
- a CDS encoding FAD-binding and (Fe-S)-binding domain-containing protein, whose translation is MASNSRKRFADPAADDDANYDYVNDDVERPGMVDDLESLVDGEVRFDTYSRELYATDASAYEQTPIGVVMPASTDDVAATMEYCARREIPVLPRGGGTSLAGQTVNRAVVLDLMTNMDAVRDVDPDAATATAQAGVRLGDLNAELKPYGLKFAPDPAWGDKSALGGAVGNNSTGAHSLKYGKTDYYLESAEVVLADGTVTTFGEVEVETLREEGDPDGSTEERIYAEVARVLDEEADEISERYPDLKRNVSGYNLDMLVDEMRGERRLPDDSGVDPESEPGTVNLARLLAGSEGTLGVVTEATVSLESVPNTAAVALLTYDDVVDAMEDVAPILEHGPAAVEVMDDVLLGLAGETPEFEEVVGMLPEGTDSVLLVEFYAEDDEHGRQQVADLVADRVPGGVSEAEPSAGAAETTAKAHTAVAAMEAHDAETRAKFWKMRKSGLPILLSRTTDEKHIAYIEDTAIPAENLPAYVAEFQEILEKHDTFASYYAHAGPGVLHIRPLVSTKTVEGVETFEAIADEATDLVMKYGGSVSGEHGDGRARTQWNRKLYGDDLWRTFRNLKTAFDPGWLLNPGNVCGYQEDEERPEGTAGRSAHDMTEHLRFDPDYEFEAEFDPAMEWPNENGFEGMAELCHGCAGCRGPQETTGGVMCPTYRATEEEIQSTRGRANMLRQAMSGDLSDEEQFTDEFVEEVLDVCVGCKGCIKDCPSGVDMAKMKAELTHEYHRRNGSSLRDKMFANIGTLSAVGSALAPLSNLASKVPGARFVMEKTVGIASERDLPEFHRESFVDWFRSRGGARVSEGQAASKVLLFPDTYTNYNHPDAGKAAVRALEAAGVHIRIPDGVTGSGRPPHSKGFVERARDCAAQNVEALAPHVREDWSVVVVEPSDAVMFQHDYLDLLSGENVEAVAANTYGVMEYFDAFRLLENAGLEADAPPRSLTYHGHCHQKSTKKDHHAVGVLRRAGYEVDPLDSTCCGMAGSFGYEREHYSLSKAMGRILYDQVDDSEGEVVVAPGASCRSQLGERDGGDEPPHPVEMLAEALD
- a CDS encoding GIY-YIG nuclease family protein, with amino-acid sequence MVSLLDPNAIAAGTDSLGVGAGDAPPGTYALLFELSETSEIAVGALGAATFPAGAYAYLGSAFGSNGLGRVARHRRVAAGEHGVRHWHVDYLGGHPNTSLRAVVAAPHADVECDAAAALNAGDSPLAGFGASDCDCEAHLARRTEYEKLRSAVLRYFEGK